A region from the Aquimarina sp. ERC-38 genome encodes:
- a CDS encoding nucleotidyltransferase domain-containing protein has translation MYGLDEEDIQRIISVIKPFKTIEQVVLYGSRAKGNFKPYSDIDLTLKGNKVSPDTELTIAGRLDDLLLPYKIDLSIYHLIRNKDLVDHINRIGISLYKRN, from the coding sequence ATGTACGGATTAGACGAAGAGGATATACAGCGGATTATTAGTGTAATAAAACCATTTAAAACTATTGAACAGGTAGTACTTTATGGTTCAAGAGCTAAAGGAAACTTCAAACCCTATTCTGATATTGATTTGACGCTAAAAGGAAATAAAGTCTCTCCGGATACTGAACTAACTATTGCCGGCCGACTTGATGATTTACTACTCCCATACAAAATTGATCTTTCTATTTATCATCTTATTCGTAATAAAGATTTAGTTGACCACATTAATCGTATAGGAATCAGTCTTTATAAAAGGAATTAA
- the holA gene encoding DNA polymerase III subunit delta, with amino-acid sequence MNEVLQILDSIKKRSYHPVYFLMGDEGYFIDKISKTLEQNVLAPEEKDFNQTILYGRDVSVEDIIGTAKRFPMMAEKQVVIVKEAQELSRTIEKLVSYVEHPLDTTLLVICYKYKKIDKRKKLYKAVQKKGLIFDSKKLYENQVSDWIRSVLGDNSYKIEAKATQMLVEYLGTDLGKINNELDKLKLIIPGNTTITPAHIEEHIGISKDFNNFELRKAIGKRDMTKAFKIITYFSQNPKDNPIVVTISLLFSFFSQLMQYHGLADKSKKNVASVLRINPYFVTDFTEASQNYPMKKVSQVIHSLRKADMQSKGVEANSLPQNDILKELLVAIMC; translated from the coding sequence ATGAATGAAGTTTTACAAATATTAGATTCCATAAAAAAAAGATCGTATCATCCTGTATATTTTCTGATGGGCGATGAAGGTTATTTTATTGATAAGATTTCCAAAACCTTAGAACAAAATGTTTTAGCTCCTGAAGAAAAGGATTTTAACCAAACCATTCTATATGGGAGAGATGTTAGCGTAGAAGATATTATAGGTACTGCCAAACGCTTTCCTATGATGGCAGAAAAACAGGTAGTTATTGTAAAAGAAGCACAGGAACTATCCCGAACGATAGAAAAGCTGGTTTCCTATGTGGAACATCCCCTAGATACCACCTTATTAGTTATCTGTTACAAATACAAAAAGATTGATAAGAGGAAAAAACTGTATAAAGCTGTTCAAAAAAAGGGGCTTATTTTTGATAGTAAAAAGTTGTATGAGAACCAGGTGTCAGATTGGATACGATCTGTTTTAGGAGATAATTCATATAAAATTGAAGCTAAAGCTACACAAATGTTGGTTGAATATCTGGGTACTGACCTGGGTAAAATTAATAATGAGCTGGATAAGTTAAAGTTAATTATTCCTGGTAATACTACAATTACTCCTGCTCACATAGAAGAACATATTGGTATTAGTAAGGACTTTAATAATTTTGAACTTCGGAAAGCTATTGGTAAAAGAGATATGACCAAAGCTTTTAAAATTATCACCTATTTTTCTCAAAACCCTAAAGACAATCCTATTGTAGTCACTATTTCTTTATTATTTTCTTTTTTCTCACAATTGATGCAATACCATGGTCTTGCTGATAAGTCTAAAAAAAATGTAGCCTCCGTCTTACGAATAAATCCCTATTTTGTAACTGATTTTACAGAAGCTTCTCAAAACTATCCTATGAAAAAAGTAAGTCAGGTAATTCATTCTTTACGAAAAGCCGATATGCAGAGTAAGGGGGTAGAGGCTAACAGTCTCCCTCAAAATGATATTCTTAAAGAATTACTGGTAGCTATTATGTGCTAA
- a CDS encoding type I restriction enzyme HsdR N-terminal domain-containing protein yields MQDLNFPGYSFRFKSSENKVSVFDRIRKKFVVVTPEEWVRQHVICYLIEEKEVPINLINVEKQIKINGLSKRYDVVVFYPNGSIFTMVECKAPEITINQQTFDQIARYNMALQAEYLMISNGLQHYYCQMDYAEEQYYFLKELPKFQ; encoded by the coding sequence ATGCAGGACCTTAACTTTCCCGGATATTCATTTCGTTTCAAAAGTAGCGAAAATAAAGTTTCTGTCTTTGACCGGATTCGGAAAAAGTTTGTGGTGGTTACTCCCGAAGAATGGGTGCGCCAACACGTTATTTGTTACTTAATCGAAGAGAAAGAAGTACCCATAAACTTGATTAATGTAGAGAAACAAATAAAAATAAACGGTCTTAGCAAACGATACGATGTTGTGGTATTTTATCCTAACGGAAGCATTTTTACCATGGTAGAATGTAAAGCACCGGAAATCACGATTAACCAACAGACCTTTGATCAGATTGCACGTTATAATATGGCACTTCAAGCTGAATATTTAATGATTTCAAACGGTTTACAACATTACTATTGTCAAATGGATTATGCTGAAGAGCAATACTATTTTTTAAAAGAATTGCCTAAGTTTCAATGA
- a CDS encoding OmpA/MotB family protein, which translates to MKKLMIIGASLAIMCSSCVSKKKYADMEAKNKKTQDLLNTATVKLNECLDEKASTTSELKVLRDQVGTLKNTNAALLNNVGNLATLSTKEAENLERSLESIKEKDLQIKTMNDALNKKDSVTLALVTSLKGALGNLADEDIEINVEKGVVYVSISDKLLFRSGSYNVSSRAKEVLGKVAKVVNDKPDIEFLVEGHTDNVPFSNKGLVDNWDLSVKRATSVVRVLQDEFGVEPKRMTAAGRSYYVPIADNSTAENRAKNRRTRIVVLPKLDQFYNMIEEGMKEASEKGQ; encoded by the coding sequence ATGAAAAAATTGATGATTATCGGAGCTTCCTTAGCGATTATGTGTTCTTCTTGTGTATCAAAGAAGAAATATGCGGATATGGAAGCCAAAAACAAGAAAACACAGGATCTTTTAAATACAGCAACCGTAAAATTAAACGAGTGTCTTGATGAAAAAGCGAGTACTACCAGTGAATTGAAAGTTTTAAGGGATCAGGTAGGAACACTAAAGAACACCAATGCTGCTTTATTAAATAATGTAGGTAATTTAGCAACCTTATCTACTAAAGAAGCTGAAAATCTAGAGCGTTCTTTAGAAAGTATTAAAGAGAAAGATCTGCAAATAAAAACGATGAACGACGCATTAAACAAAAAAGACTCGGTTACGCTAGCTTTAGTTACCAGTCTAAAAGGTGCTTTGGGTAATCTTGCTGATGAAGATATTGAGATCAATGTAGAAAAAGGAGTGGTGTATGTTTCTATTTCTGACAAATTATTATTTAGAAGCGGCAGTTATAATGTTTCCAGTCGGGCTAAAGAAGTATTAGGTAAAGTAGCTAAAGTAGTAAATGACAAGCCGGATATCGAATTCTTAGTAGAAGGACATACGGATAATGTACCTTTTAGTAATAAAGGATTAGTAGATAACTGGGATTTAAGTGTAAAGAGAGCTACATCCGTAGTACGGGTATTGCAAGACGAATTTGGTGTGGAGCCAAAACGTATGACTGCTGCGGGACGAAGCTATTACGTGCCTATCGCCGATAACTCTACCGCAGAAAACAGAGCTAAAAACCGAAGAACACGAATTGTAGTTTTACCTAAATTAGATCAGTTTTACAACATGATTGAAGAAGGTATGAAAGAAGCGTCCGAAAAAGGACAATAA
- a CDS encoding glycosyltransferase family 2 protein, giving the protein MRIAVAILNWNGKNLLKKFLPRVVQYSPDASVYVIDNASTDDSVDFIAVNYPEVTIVQNQENGGYAEGYNKGILKIDAEIICLLNSDIEVTKNWLKPIISLYNKDKRISVVQPKILDYKSKNRFEYAGAAGGFIDRLGYPYCRGRIFETTEKDYGQYDQSGSIFWASGSCFFIKKADFLKMDGFDEDFFAHQEEIDLCWRLFNKGYSIFYEADSCVYHVGGATLSTQDPRKTYLNFRNNLYLLVKNGPSHVYPFIILIRMVLDGIAGIKFLFSGQGSHMWAILKAHGSFYKNFPKFVKKRSKASQKIKYYQINSVVWQYYVLGRKTYNKIKGINL; this is encoded by the coding sequence ATGAGGATTGCAGTAGCTATACTTAATTGGAATGGTAAAAATTTACTAAAAAAGTTTTTACCTAGGGTCGTACAATATTCTCCTGATGCTTCTGTGTATGTTATTGATAATGCTTCAACCGATGATTCTGTCGATTTTATTGCTGTTAACTACCCGGAAGTAACTATTGTACAAAACCAAGAAAATGGCGGATATGCAGAAGGTTATAATAAAGGTATTTTAAAAATTGATGCCGAAATTATTTGTTTATTAAATAGTGATATTGAAGTAACTAAAAATTGGTTAAAGCCTATTATTAGCTTATATAATAAAGACAAACGTATAAGTGTAGTACAACCAAAGATTTTGGACTATAAATCAAAAAATAGGTTTGAGTATGCCGGAGCAGCCGGAGGATTTATTGACCGCTTGGGATATCCGTATTGCCGGGGACGTATTTTTGAAACTACCGAAAAAGATTACGGACAGTACGACCAATCGGGTTCGATATTTTGGGCAAGTGGCTCTTGTTTTTTTATCAAAAAAGCCGATTTTTTAAAAATGGACGGATTTGACGAAGATTTTTTTGCACATCAAGAAGAAATTGACCTTTGTTGGCGGCTATTTAATAAAGGCTATTCAATTTTTTATGAAGCAGATAGTTGTGTTTATCACGTAGGTGGTGCTACTTTATCAACTCAAGATCCCAGAAAAACTTATTTAAATTTTAGAAACAACTTATACCTTCTGGTAAAAAACGGACCTTCTCACGTATATCCATTTATTATCCTAATACGGATGGTACTTGATGGTATTGCCGGAATTAAATTTCTTTTTTCAGGACAGGGTTCGCATATGTGGGCTATTCTGAAAGCACATGGCTCTTTTTACAAAAATTTTCCAAAATTTGTTAAAAAACGTAGTAAGGCTTCACAAAAAATAAAATATTACCAAATCAATTCCGTTGTATGGCAGTATTATGTTTTAGGACGAAAAACCTATAACAAAATAAAAGGAATAAACCTTTAA
- a CDS encoding alpha/beta hydrolase — protein sequence MKTFLFLITLIISGYSCSTDDTSNITNTEKEIAKDSVITNIAYGDHSLQTYDLFLPEERFKTPAKVVVLVHGGGWTTGDKADMAPIQQLIQGKNNNFAIANINYVLADSMTKAFPNQVNDLVKAVTHLTDNATAYKITPEFAFVGVSAGAHLSMLYSYSFDTDSKVKAVCSVVGPADFTDPNYLNEPLYVNAFPFLVADFNPENVALLQQISPSFQVTKNSPPTLLFYGNQDSLIPNSQHESLKLALDTKGVINELTVYNGGHGNWDASSFLDLDAKLNAFLTEFLK from the coding sequence ATGAAAACTTTTCTTTTCTTAATTACACTAATTATTAGTGGCTATTCTTGTAGTACCGATGATACTTCAAATATAACTAATACGGAGAAAGAAATCGCTAAAGATTCAGTGATTACCAATATAGCTTACGGCGACCATTCGCTTCAGACTTACGATCTGTTTTTACCAGAAGAACGTTTTAAAACTCCAGCTAAAGTAGTGGTTTTAGTACATGGGGGAGGTTGGACAACTGGGGATAAGGCTGATATGGCTCCTATTCAACAATTGATACAAGGTAAAAACAATAATTTTGCTATTGCTAATATCAATTATGTACTGGCTGATAGTATGACTAAAGCTTTTCCAAACCAGGTGAATGATTTAGTAAAAGCGGTTACTCATCTTACTGACAATGCAACTGCTTATAAAATAACACCCGAATTTGCTTTTGTAGGCGTAAGCGCCGGGGCACATTTATCTATGCTCTATAGTTACTCGTTTGATACGGATAGTAAAGTAAAAGCAGTTTGTAGTGTCGTAGGTCCTGCGGATTTTACAGACCCTAATTATTTAAATGAACCCCTATACGTGAACGCTTTTCCTTTTTTAGTAGCCGATTTTAATCCTGAAAATGTAGCACTTTTACAACAGATTAGTCCAAGCTTTCAGGTAACTAAAAACTCCCCTCCTACTCTTTTATTTTACGGAAATCAGGATTCGTTAATTCCTAATTCACAACATGAAAGTTTAAAATTGGCTTTGGACACTAAAGGAGTGATCAATGAATTAACTGTATATAACGGTGGACATGGTAATTGGGATGCAAGTAGTTTTCTAGACCTTGATGCTAAACTGAATGCATTTTTAACGGAGTTTTTAAAGTAA
- a CDS encoding helix-turn-helix domain-containing protein, with protein sequence MENIDFSNKPTLEKIIPEFGNSFYYENFSKENKNKSPVWHYHPEIEIVYVKGGSGKIQMGSHMSYYRNGSLMLIGSNLPHCGFTDHHTGNKSETILQMLPDFLGEQFFHIPEMKGIPALLEKAKKGIVFHGDTKRRIGARIESLGLLAPFARLMGLLKALKEMEAAKDYTVLNAKGFTMETSLQDTNRINIVFNFVQEEFTRPITLEEIASMVSMSVPGFCRYFKGMTGKTFVQFLNEYRLVHAAKLLHEKQISITDICYESGFSNFSHFTKLFKKFSGRTPSAYRNELMYVIS encoded by the coding sequence ATGGAAAATATAGATTTTTCAAATAAACCAACCCTAGAAAAAATTATTCCCGAGTTTGGTAACTCTTTTTACTACGAAAATTTCTCTAAGGAAAATAAAAATAAATCCCCTGTCTGGCACTATCATCCGGAAATTGAAATTGTATATGTAAAAGGAGGTAGTGGTAAGATACAAATGGGGAGTCATATGTCTTACTACCGTAACGGTTCTTTGATGCTAATAGGGTCTAACCTACCTCATTGCGGATTTACCGACCATCATACGGGTAATAAATCCGAAACGATTCTACAGATGCTACCGGATTTTTTAGGCGAACAGTTTTTTCACATTCCTGAAATGAAAGGTATTCCTGCTTTATTAGAAAAAGCTAAAAAAGGAATTGTTTTTCACGGTGATACTAAAAGACGTATTGGAGCCCGTATAGAATCTTTAGGTCTCTTAGCCCCTTTTGCCCGGTTGATGGGTTTATTAAAAGCGCTTAAAGAAATGGAAGCTGCTAAGGATTATACGGTACTAAATGCTAAAGGCTTTACCATGGAAACCTCGTTACAAGACACCAATCGTATTAATATTGTATTTAATTTTGTCCAGGAAGAATTTACTCGTCCTATCACCCTTGAGGAGATTGCCAGCATGGTGAGTATGAGTGTTCCTGGGTTTTGTCGTTACTTTAAAGGAATGACTGGTAAAACCTTTGTGCAATTTCTCAATGAATACCGACTGGTACATGCTGCCAAATTATTGCATGAGAAGCAGATAAGCATTACTGATATTTGCTATGAGAGCGGTTTTAGCAATTTCTCTCATTTTACCAAACTCTTTAAAAAGTTTTCAGGGAGAACCCCCAGTGCATATCGTAACGAATTAATGTATGTTATTTCTTAA
- a CDS encoding ATP-dependent helicase: MEDYIQELNDAQRAPVLQKDGPMIVIAGAGSGKTRVLTYRIAHLMHQGVDPFNILALTFTNKAAREMKKRIAAIAGASETKNLWMGTFHSVFAKILRIEADRLGYPSNFTIYDTQDSQRLISSIIKEMGLDKDVYKYKQVYSRISSYKNSLITVKAYFQNGELMEADAMAKRPRMGDIYQNYVDRCFKAGAMDFDDLLLKTNELLNRFPEVLAKYQNRFRYILVDEYQDTNHSQYLIVRALSDKFQNICVVGDDAQSIYAFRGANINNILNFQKDYDNVQQYRLEQNYRSTKNIVKAANSIIDKNKTKLDKVVWTANDDGPKIIVNRLLTDGDEGRFVASSIFDNQMQHQLTSGNFAILYRTNAQSRAMEDALRKRDIKYRIFGGLSFYQRKEIKDVLAYLRLIINPKDEEALKRVINYPARGIGATTIDKLVVAANHYNRSIFEVMENLDKIDLKINSGTKNRLENFVTMIKSFQVTNQSVDAFTLAETVAKQTGLLQELKKDGTPEGIARIENIEELLNGIRDFVEGQKEIVDATGNLAEFLEDVALATDMDQDTGDDDRVALMTIHLAKGLEFPFVYIVGMEEDLFPSGMSMNTRAELEEERRLFYVALTRAEKQAYLTYTQSRYRWGKLIDAEPSRFIEEINPEYIDYLTPVEEYRYKPLMDTDIFGEVDKSKLRLKKPVSSSPPSSFKPSEEQLRKLRKIRPEHSSSSPTRGAITLDENLKEGATVEHVRFGRGKIIKVEGVGQDKKAEINFDTGGIKKLLLRFAKLKLIE; the protein is encoded by the coding sequence TTGGAAGATTATATTCAGGAATTAAATGATGCACAACGGGCACCCGTTCTTCAAAAAGACGGTCCTATGATTGTAATTGCAGGTGCAGGTTCGGGTAAAACCCGGGTGTTAACCTATCGCATTGCACATTTAATGCACCAGGGGGTAGACCCCTTTAATATCTTAGCACTTACATTTACGAATAAAGCAGCTCGTGAAATGAAAAAGCGGATTGCTGCCATAGCTGGTGCCAGTGAAACTAAAAATCTTTGGATGGGTACGTTTCACTCTGTTTTTGCTAAAATTTTACGAATCGAAGCAGATCGGTTGGGGTATCCTTCTAATTTTACAATTTATGATACACAAGATTCCCAGCGTTTAATTTCTTCCATTATTAAAGAAATGGGTTTGGACAAAGATGTGTATAAATACAAGCAGGTATATTCCAGAATATCTTCTTATAAGAACAGCTTGATCACGGTTAAAGCCTATTTCCAGAATGGAGAATTGATGGAGGCAGATGCGATGGCAAAACGGCCTCGGATGGGAGATATTTATCAAAATTACGTAGACCGTTGTTTTAAGGCGGGTGCTATGGATTTTGATGATTTATTATTAAAAACGAATGAGCTATTAAACCGTTTTCCGGAAGTACTGGCTAAATATCAAAATCGATTCCGATATATCCTGGTAGATGAGTACCAGGATACCAATCATTCTCAATATTTAATCGTCAGAGCATTATCCGATAAATTCCAAAACATCTGCGTAGTAGGTGATGATGCACAAAGTATTTATGCCTTTAGAGGTGCAAATATTAATAATATTCTGAATTTTCAAAAGGACTACGATAATGTACAACAGTACCGTCTCGAACAGAATTACCGATCTACTAAAAATATTGTAAAAGCAGCTAATTCAATTATTGATAAGAATAAAACCAAACTGGATAAGGTAGTTTGGACGGCCAATGACGACGGACCCAAGATTATTGTCAATCGATTACTAACAGATGGTGATGAAGGAAGGTTTGTGGCTAGTTCTATTTTTGATAATCAGATGCAACACCAACTGACGAGTGGTAATTTTGCAATTTTATACCGGACAAATGCACAATCACGTGCAATGGAAGACGCACTTCGGAAAAGGGATATTAAATACCGGATTTTCGGCGGATTGTCCTTTTACCAACGTAAAGAAATTAAAGATGTATTGGCATACTTACGATTGATTATTAACCCAAAGGATGAAGAAGCTTTAAAACGGGTGATCAATTATCCTGCCCGGGGAATAGGAGCTACCACCATAGATAAACTGGTAGTTGCAGCCAACCATTACAACCGTTCCATTTTTGAAGTAATGGAAAACTTGGATAAGATTGATCTTAAAATCAATAGTGGCACAAAAAATCGGCTGGAAAATTTTGTGACTATGATTAAAAGTTTTCAGGTTACTAATCAATCTGTAGATGCCTTTACACTAGCGGAAACAGTGGCAAAACAAACCGGTTTGCTACAGGAATTAAAGAAAGACGGTACACCTGAAGGAATTGCTCGGATTGAAAATATTGAAGAATTATTAAACGGTATCCGTGATTTTGTAGAGGGACAAAAAGAAATTGTGGATGCAACCGGTAATTTAGCCGAATTTCTGGAGGATGTAGCCTTAGCTACTGATATGGATCAGGACACCGGAGATGATGATCGGGTAGCATTGATGACCATCCATTTAGCAAAAGGTCTGGAATTTCCGTTTGTATATATTGTTGGAATGGAAGAAGATCTTTTTCCCTCCGGAATGAGTATGAATACCCGTGCCGAATTGGAAGAAGAACGGCGTTTATTCTATGTAGCCCTTACCCGGGCAGAAAAACAAGCTTATCTAACTTATACACAATCCCGATATCGTTGGGGAAAATTAATTGATGCGGAGCCCAGCCGATTTATCGAAGAAATTAACCCGGAATATATTGATTATCTGACACCCGTAGAAGAATATCGTTATAAACCTCTCATGGACACAGATATTTTTGGAGAAGTTGATAAAAGTAAATTGCGTTTAAAGAAACCGGTTTCCAGTTCGCCTCCCAGTAGTTTTAAACCTTCTGAAGAGCAACTTCGTAAATTACGTAAAATCCGCCCGGAACATAGTTCTTCGAGTCCAACCCGGGGAGCTATTACGCTGGACGAAAACTTAAAAGAAGGAGCTACAGTAGAACATGTTCGTTTCGGTAGAGGAAAAATCATAAAAGTTGAAGGGGTAGGACAAGACAAAAAAGCAGAAATTAATTTTGATACTGGGGGTATTAAAAAGTTATTGTTACGATTCGCCAAATTAAAACTGATAGAATAA
- a CDS encoding PRC-barrel domain-containing protein, whose protein sequence is MIEIKEKNLYYLEELPDYQVASDDSDVRGWQVFDRDSKSIGTVTNLLVNINTEKVVYLDVEVDPTIIEANHKPYATPSSEGVHEFLNKDGENHIIIPIGMADLDTKSELVKCNYITHHTFAETKRKTKTETVYRDYEIAVMDTYKKENPISSHPLDDDFYEQEAFKFD, encoded by the coding sequence ATGATTGAAATTAAAGAAAAAAACCTGTATTATTTGGAAGAATTACCAGATTATCAAGTAGCTAGTGACGACTCTGATGTGAGAGGGTGGCAAGTTTTTGATAGAGATTCAAAAAGTATAGGAACTGTTACGAATTTATTGGTTAATATTAATACGGAGAAAGTAGTATACTTAGATGTTGAAGTAGATCCTACCATTATAGAAGCTAATCATAAACCTTATGCCACACCATCTTCAGAAGGAGTACATGAATTTTTAAATAAAGATGGCGAAAATCATATTATCATTCCAATAGGGATGGCAGATTTGGATACAAAAAGCGAATTGGTGAAGTGTAATTATATCACACATCATACATTTGCTGAAACTAAAAGAAAAACAAAAACCGAAACGGTTTATCGGGATTACGAAATAGCCGTGATGGACACTTATAAAAAAGAAAATCCCATCAGCTCTCATCCTTTAGATGATGATTTTTACGAACAGGAAGCTTTTAAATTTGATTAA
- a CDS encoding nucleotidyltransferase substrate binding protein: MKSENDIRWEQRFSNYKNALQNLEDAALFYHNTFTLKSEASADKKATTHKNIVKQGIIQSFEYTYELAWNVMRDYAEYQGSPNIPGSRSAIREALQMGIIKEGKTWMDMVESRVRTTHTYHKDTADAIFSKIMKDYLPLFKDFKEEMELNKG; the protein is encoded by the coding sequence ATGAAATCAGAAAATGATATACGTTGGGAACAGCGTTTTTCCAATTATAAAAATGCTCTACAAAATTTAGAAGATGCAGCTTTATTTTATCATAATACCTTTACTTTAAAATCTGAAGCCTCTGCCGATAAGAAGGCGACTACCCATAAAAATATTGTGAAACAAGGCATTATTCAAAGTTTTGAATATACCTATGAACTGGCATGGAACGTCATGCGAGATTATGCGGAATATCAAGGAAGTCCGAATATACCCGGATCAAGATCGGCAATTAGGGAAGCCTTGCAGATGGGAATTATCAAAGAAGGAAAAACGTGGATGGATATGGTGGAAAGCCGGGTTCGAACTACACATACGTACCATAAAGATACCGCAGATGCAATATTTTCAAAAATCATGAAAGATTATTTACCTTTATTTAAAGACTTTAAGGAAGAAATGGAGTTGAATAAAGGATGA
- a CDS encoding L-threonylcarbamoyladenylate synthase, producing the protein MSEFIKIYEENPNPKQIKKVVETLRKGGLVIYPTDTVYGLGCDITNNKALERIAQIKGIKLAKANFSFICKDLSNLSDYVKQIDNQTFKILKRALPGPFTFILPGNNQLPTIFKKKKTVGIRVPDNEICRTIVEELGNPIIATSIYDEDEIIEYTTDPELIYEKWNKLVDVVIDGGYGGNIASTVVDLTETEPKIMREGKGALHNIL; encoded by the coding sequence ATGTCTGAGTTTATCAAAATTTACGAAGAAAACCCAAATCCCAAGCAAATTAAGAAAGTAGTAGAAACATTACGTAAGGGCGGGCTAGTTATTTATCCTACGGATACAGTATATGGATTGGGATGCGATATCACTAATAACAAGGCTTTGGAACGAATTGCACAAATCAAGGGAATTAAATTGGCTAAGGCAAATTTCTCTTTTATCTGTAAAGATTTAAGTAACCTCTCAGATTATGTGAAACAAATAGATAATCAAACTTTTAAAATTTTAAAAAGGGCTTTGCCCGGACCTTTCACTTTTATCTTACCAGGAAATAATCAATTGCCAACTATTTTTAAAAAGAAAAAAACTGTAGGTATCCGGGTGCCGGATAATGAAATCTGTAGAACTATTGTAGAAGAACTGGGGAATCCGATCATAGCCACATCCATCTATGATGAAGATGAAATAATCGAATACACCACTGATCCGGAATTAATTTATGAAAAATGGAACAAATTAGTAGATGTAGTCATTGACGGTGGATATGGCGGTAACATCGCTTCAACAGTCGTAGACCTCACGGAAACCGAACCTAAAATTATGAGGGAAGGAAAAGGAGCGCTCCATAATATCTTGTAG